From the genome of Pseudomonas mohnii:
CGAACTGCTGGCGGCCAACAGCGGCCTGGGGCAGATGATCGAGATGGCGCGACAGTTGATGCGCATCGACATCGTGATGGTCGGCGTGGTCGTGATCGGGCTGATCGGCTTCGTCCTCGACCATGGCTTTCGCCTGCTGGAAAAACGCCTGTTCCGCTGGAAAACCCGTTAGGAGAATCACATGAATTCACTGATTCACCTGCTGCGTAGAGGTCGTGGCTTGTTGTTGCCGATGGTACTGATCGGCCTGTGGGAAATCGCCTCGCGCCAGGGCAGCGCGCAGGCTTATGCGTTTGTACCCCTGGAAGTGATCGGCCAAGGCCTGGTGGAGTTGATCGACAGCGGTGCGTTGCTGATCAGCACGCTGGCCAGCCTGCAACGTACCTGCATCGGGCTGCTGCTGGGGGTCACGCTGGGTATTGCCGTTGGTGCATCCATGGCGATGTCGACCGTGGTCGAGCGGGTCATCGGGCCGCTTTACCACATGATGCGACAAGTGCCGATCCTGGGACTGATCCCGCTGATCGCCCTGTGGTTCGGCAGTGGTGAGGGAGCCAAGATACTGATCGTCAGCCTCGCCGCGTTCTATCCCATGACGCTCAACACCTTTGAAGGCTTCAGCCATATCGAACCACGATACCGGGAAGTCGGCCGGGTTTTCGAATTTGGACCGGTTCAGCAACTGACCCAAGTGCTACTGCCGAGCGCCCTGCCCTCCATCGCCAACGGTGCGCTGCATGCCCTGGCATTCGCCTGGGTGAGTTCCGTCGGTGTCGAGTTGTTTCTCTCGACTGGCGCGGGGCTGGGCAACCTGATGATGAATGCCGAGGCGGGCTCACGCATGGAAGTCGTGGTCATCGGCGTGCTCTGCATCGGCCTGCTCGGCTACGCAATGAACCAATTGTTCACGCGCTTGAGCCAGCACCTGCTGCGCTGGCGCGACACTCGTTAAAGGCTGGATCAATCATGAACGCATCACTCAAGCAACATTGGCTGGATCAGACCACCCACCTGCCGGGTTCCCTGGACATACGCGGCCTGGGCAAGCAGTACGCCATCGAAGGCAAACCGTTAACGGTGCTCCAGGACATCAACCTGTCGGTCAAACCCGGTGAATTCGTCAGCATCGTCGGTGCCAGCGGCTGCGGAAAATCTTCCTTGCTGCGTTTGATTGTCGGCCTTGAAGCCCAGTACAGCGGCGACATCCTGCTCGATGGAAAACGTATCGACTCCACCAGCCTGGAACGCGGCATCGTGTTCCAGGACCACCGCTTGTTCCCGTGGAAAACCGTCGAGCAAAACATCGCGGTGGCCCTGAAAAACCACCCCCTGACGAAAAAGGAGAAAACCCGACTGGTGGCTGAACACATTCAGCTGGTCAATTTGCAAGGGTTTGAAAATGCCTACCCGCATCAGTTGTCCGGTGGCATGGCACAGCGTGCAGCAATTGCCCGCGCGTTGATCAACAAACCGAAAATCCTCTTGCTCGACGAACCGTTTGGCGCCCTCGACGCGCTGACTCGCGTCCACCTGCAACGCGAGCTGCAACGCCTGTGGGTGCAGCAACGCAGCACGATGATCATGGTCACTCACGACGTCGAAGAAGCGCTGTACCTCGGCGATCGGGTGATCGTCATGGACGCTCGTCCGGGGCGCATCAAACACGAAATCCACGTCAACCTGCCCCACCCTCGCGAACGCCATTCGCCGCGCTTGCAGAAGCTCAAGGACGAGCTGCTGACCGAGCTGGTCGGCAGCGATCACGTCGAGGTTGCGCACGTGTAGGTTGTCATTAGCGCGTGGTTTCGTCGCTCCCGCGGTGATTGCCAGCGGGCCTTCAAGGGCGGGTTTGAGCCGTTACGGCCCCTTGCATCCCGGTGTTTTACAGCCACCGAAATCCAGCAAATCAATATTCCCTAAACGAATAACTAAATTCGAATTAAGAATTTTTTAATCTAAATGAATATCGTGCATGATTCTTCGGCGGTCTTAGCTACAGGAATAGCACCATGGCACTGATTACACATCCCCATGCTCGCGAACTGACCAAATCGGTCCGGGCCACCGTACTGGTGTTCAAGGACCCTCGTTCACTGGAACTGCTCAATCGCATTGAGCGCCTGGCGCCCAGCGATGCCAACGCGCTGATCATGGGCGAAACCGGCACCGGCAAAGAACTGGTCGCGCGGCACATTCACAATCTCAGTCATCGTCGTAACGAACCCTTCGTCGCGGTCAACTGCGGAGCGTTTGCCGAGACACTGGTGGAAAGCGAATTGTTCGGTCACGAGAAAGGCGCTTTCACCGGCGCCACCACCAGCAAGGCCGGATGGTTCGAAGCCGCCAAGGGCGGCACGCTGTTTCTCGATGAAATAGGCGACTTGCCGCTGAACATGCAAGTCAAGCTCCTGCGAGTGCTGCAGGAGCGCGAAGTGGTGCGCCTGGGCTCGCGCACGCCGATCCCGATCAATGTGCGTCTGGTGTCCGCCACCAACGTCAACCTGGCCGATGCTGTGGTCGCCGGCAACTTTCGCGAGGACTTGTTCTACCGTCTGCACGTCGCAACGATTCGCCTGCCGGCACTGCGTGAACGGCCGGGCGACATCCTTCCCCTGGCAGAATTTTTCCTTGAAGAACATTGCCAGCGACTTGGCTACAACCGCGCCACATTGAGCCCGGAATGCGAACGCAAGCTGCTCGAGCACAGTTGGCCGGGAAACATCCGCGAGCTGGAAAACTCCATTCATCACGCGTTGCTCGTGTGCCTGAACAAGCGTGTGCAACCGGAAGACTTGCACCTTGTGGACATGCGCAACCACGGCGCTCGCGCGAACGGTTCGCCATTGGCCGTTGCTACCGCCCAGTCGCCTGCGAGCCTGGAAGAAGCACTGGCAAAACTGTTCGAACAGAACCTGCCAAACCTTTACGAGCACATCGAAGAAACGGTGTTTCGTGAAGCCTATCGGTTTTGCCATGGCAATCAATTGCAGACCGGGAGAGTTCTGGGCATCAGTCGCAACATTGTGCGCGCCCGTCTGGAAAAGATCGGCGTACTCGCTCAATCGCCGCGCAGCGCCAGCCTGGAGGCCGCTAAACACTGAGCCTGCTTGCTGCTACAGCAGCAGTCGGACAGCAACGTTGCTGCGTGAATGGCAGCTCCCCATCGAGTAATGAACACCACCGAGGCCTCCTCCCCCAAAGCCGACAGCCACCAGGCCCGTTTGGAAAGGTTGGGCACAGTAATTGCTCTTTTGCTCTGTACAGCCTTTTTCATAACTGGAGTCAGTAATGGGCAAAGTCCAAACCACTGCCGCGGTGCCGGAGGCGCTATGGAGCCAGGCGCCGGTTGGCGCGCTGGTCGACCTCGGCCGGGCACCTCGAGAGCCGTTGGAGCGACTGCGGTTGCAGCGAGCACCCAAAGACGTGTTAAGCCGCCGTGAAGGCGTCTTGCTCGGGGTGCTCGCGTTGTTGGCACACGGCGCGGTGATCTTCTGGATCATTCAGCAACCGACCACGGTATTGCCTGTCGTGCCGCCGCAGATTCCGCCGATGACCATCGAGTTCTCGCAACCGGCACCACCCGTCGTCGAACCGCCACCGCCTCCGCCACCACCGCCACCCGTGGTCGAACCACCGCCGCCCATCGTCGACGAACTGGCCGCGAAACCAGCGCCCAAGCCGATTCCAAAACCCAAGCCCGTGGTCAAGCCGGCGCCCAAGCCTGTACCCAAAGCGGTCGAGCAACCGCCGGCGCCACCACAACTGCCAGCACCGGTCGCAGCACCGCCCGCCCCTGCGGCACCCGCTCCGGTGACGCCGGCTTCGGCCAATGCGGCGTACCTGAAGAACCCGGCGCCGGAGTACCCGTCGCTGGCGCAGCGTCGCGGTTGGGAAGGCACGGTGCTGTTACGGGTCCAGGTTCTGCCGAGCGGCAAACCGGGTGAGATCCAGATCCAGAAAAGCAGTGGTCGCCAGCAACTCGACGACGCGGCGTTGAATGCCGTGAAACGCTGGAGTTTCGTACCGGCCAAACAGGGCGATGTCGCCCAGGTCGGCTGGGTCAGCGTGCCCATCGATTTCAAAATCAATTAATGACTGAGGGGCGTACTCATCGCGCCCCATGCCGAGGGAAAACATCATGACGTTACTGGCCTCTCCACTTGAATCCATCGAAAGCGCGGTCATCTGGCTGCTGGTGGTATTTTCCGTCGCCACCTGGGGCCTGGCCCTGCTCAAGGGCGTGCAATTCGGTCGCCTGAAAGCGCAGGATCGCAGGTTCCACAAACAGTTCTGGGCCGCGCCGAGCCTGGGCTCGGCTGCGGCATTGGCCGACACCCAACCCGGTGCCGCGGCACGCGTGGCACAGGCCGGTTATGCCGCGATCCAGGTCGGTGAAACACCGCATGCGGCTGACCTGAGTCAGGCGATCAATCATCAGGACCGCCTCGAACGCGCCTTGCGCCAACAGATCGTAAGGGAACGCCGGTCGCTGGAAACCGGGCTGGCGGTGGTCGCGAGTATTGGCAGTACGTCGCCGTTCATTGGTTTGTTCGGCACTGTGTGGGGCATCATGGAAGCCTTGAAAGGCATCAGCGCGGCCGGTTCCGCCAGCCTGGAAACCGTCGCCGGCCCCATCGGGGCCGCCCTGGTCGCCACTGGCGTGGGGATTGCAGTCGCCGTGCCCGCGGTGCTGGTCTACAACTACTTCCTGCGGCGACTGAAGCTGACCGCTGCCGACCTCGACGATTTCGCCCATGATTTCTACAGCCTCGCGCAGAAGAGCGCATTCCGTGTCCAGGTGAATCCGGTCACCCGCAAGGTGGCGGTCCCGGGCAACGCGCACAAAGTGCAGGAGGCTTCCTGAGATGGCCTTCTCCACGCAAGACAGCGACGAGGTGCTGAGCGAGATCAACGTGACACCGCTGGTGGACGTGATGCTGGTACTGCTGGTGGTGTTCATTGTCACCGCCCCCCTGCTGACCAACGCCATTCCGATCAATCTGCCCAAGACCGAAGCCGTGGCACCGGTCGAGCAAAAGGACCCGTTGGTGGTGAGCATTGATGCGGCCGGCAAGCTGTTCATCAACAAGGACGAGATCCAGCCGGACTTGCTGGAACTCAACCTGCAGGCGGCCAAGGCCAAGGACCCCGACGTGCGGGTGCAATTGCAGGCCGATGACGGGGTGAACTATGGCGAAGTGGCGCGGGCGATGGCATCGATCGAACGCGCCGGCATCACCAAGCTGTCAGTGATTACTGCGCGATAAAACTCCTCTGGTTTTTGCGGGCCGTCCTCTGCATGGAGACGGCCCTTTTTTTGCCTGCTGCGCCAGCAGCACCCTTCCCGCACACCTGCTGAACGCCCAGCAGCATTCGCCGAAAAAATACATATAACTTATTGTTTTTTATGCATTTAATTTAATGGCATATCGCTTGCAACGCGGTTCCCATCGTTTTCAAACCGTGGAACTAGACGTATGCAATATCTGAGTGGATTCAAACACACAAGCCTGGCCATTTCGGTGTCCGGCACTTTGCTGATATCGGGTTATGCCACTGCGCAAACCCAGGACTCAGTGCTCGACACCGTTGTCGTGCAGGGGCAGAGCGAGACCGCCGAGACCTTTGTCGGCGATGCGAAAAAAGAGAAGGCACCTGAATCCAGAGCCACGTTGAGCAAGGCCCAACTGGAGAAATTTGTCGGCCTGGACAGCGCCGTCACGGGCGCACTGAAGTACCTGCCGGGGGTGCACTCAAGCGGCGGCGATTCCAGCGGCATCACCGAAGGTTCGCTGAACATTCGCGGGTTCTCGCAAGATCAGTTGGGCTTTACCCGCGATGGCATTCCGCTGAACGACCCGCA
Proteins encoded in this window:
- a CDS encoding energy transducer TonB; the protein is MGKVQTTAAVPEALWSQAPVGALVDLGRAPREPLERLRLQRAPKDVLSRREGVLLGVLALLAHGAVIFWIIQQPTTVLPVVPPQIPPMTIEFSQPAPPVVEPPPPPPPPPPVVEPPPPIVDELAAKPAPKPIPKPKPVVKPAPKPVPKAVEQPPAPPQLPAPVAAPPAPAAPAPVTPASANAAYLKNPAPEYPSLAQRRGWEGTVLLRVQVLPSGKPGEIQIQKSSGRQQLDDAALNAVKRWSFVPAKQGDVAQVGWVSVPIDFKIN
- a CDS encoding ABC transporter permease; the encoded protein is MNSLIHLLRRGRGLLLPMVLIGLWEIASRQGSAQAYAFVPLEVIGQGLVELIDSGALLISTLASLQRTCIGLLLGVTLGIAVGASMAMSTVVERVIGPLYHMMRQVPILGLIPLIALWFGSGEGAKILIVSLAAFYPMTLNTFEGFSHIEPRYREVGRVFEFGPVQQLTQVLLPSALPSIANGALHALAFAWVSSVGVELFLSTGAGLGNLMMNAEAGSRMEVVVIGVLCIGLLGYAMNQLFTRLSQHLLRWRDTR
- a CDS encoding ExbD/TolR family protein, whose translation is MAFSTQDSDEVLSEINVTPLVDVMLVLLVVFIVTAPLLTNAIPINLPKTEAVAPVEQKDPLVVSIDAAGKLFINKDEIQPDLLELNLQAAKAKDPDVRVQLQADDGVNYGEVARAMASIERAGITKLSVITAR
- a CDS encoding MotA/TolQ/ExbB proton channel family protein yields the protein MTLLASPLESIESAVIWLLVVFSVATWGLALLKGVQFGRLKAQDRRFHKQFWAAPSLGSAAALADTQPGAAARVAQAGYAAIQVGETPHAADLSQAINHQDRLERALRQQIVRERRSLETGLAVVASIGSTSPFIGLFGTVWGIMEALKGISAAGSASLETVAGPIGAALVATGVGIAVAVPAVLVYNYFLRRLKLTAADLDDFAHDFYSLAQKSAFRVQVNPVTRKVAVPGNAHKVQEAS
- a CDS encoding sigma-54 interaction domain-containing protein; the protein is MALITHPHARELTKSVRATVLVFKDPRSLELLNRIERLAPSDANALIMGETGTGKELVARHIHNLSHRRNEPFVAVNCGAFAETLVESELFGHEKGAFTGATTSKAGWFEAAKGGTLFLDEIGDLPLNMQVKLLRVLQEREVVRLGSRTPIPINVRLVSATNVNLADAVVAGNFREDLFYRLHVATIRLPALRERPGDILPLAEFFLEEHCQRLGYNRATLSPECERKLLEHSWPGNIRELENSIHHALLVCLNKRVQPEDLHLVDMRNHGARANGSPLAVATAQSPASLEEALAKLFEQNLPNLYEHIEETVFREAYRFCHGNQLQTGRVLGISRNIVRARLEKIGVLAQSPRSASLEAAKH
- a CDS encoding ABC transporter ATP-binding protein, whose translation is MNASLKQHWLDQTTHLPGSLDIRGLGKQYAIEGKPLTVLQDINLSVKPGEFVSIVGASGCGKSSLLRLIVGLEAQYSGDILLDGKRIDSTSLERGIVFQDHRLFPWKTVEQNIAVALKNHPLTKKEKTRLVAEHIQLVNLQGFENAYPHQLSGGMAQRAAIARALINKPKILLLDEPFGALDALTRVHLQRELQRLWVQQRSTMIMVTHDVEEALYLGDRVIVMDARPGRIKHEIHVNLPHPRERHSPRLQKLKDELLTELVGSDHVEVAHV